One part of the Glycine soja cultivar W05 chromosome 11, ASM419377v2, whole genome shotgun sequence genome encodes these proteins:
- the LOC114375946 gene encoding peptidyl-prolyl cis-trans isomerase CYP65-like: MGKKQHSKDRMFITKTEWATEWGGAKSKENRTPFKRLPFYCCSLTFTPFEEPVCTPDGSVFDNMNITPYIVKYGKHPVTGAPLKHQDLISLTFHKNSEGEYHCPVLNKVFTEFTHIVAVKTTGNVFCYEAVKELNIKTKNWKELLTDEPFTKDDLITIQNPNALDSKVLLDFDHVKNSLKVDDEELQKMSSDPTYNINMSGDIKQMLKELGTEKGKETALHGGGGGKAQKERAAALAAILAARSRVEEDSKSNPNKEVKVSQAFSIVDAASASVHGRSAAAAKASADDKTAARIAMHMAGDRAPVNAKMVKSRFTTGAASRSFTSTSFDPVTKNEFEYVKVEKNPKKKGYVQLHTTHGDLNIELHCDIAPRACENFITLCERGYYNGVAFHRNIRNFMIQGGDPTGTGRGGESIWGKPFKDELNSKLVHSGRGVVSMANSGPHTNGSQFFILYKSANHLNFKHTVFGGVVGGLTTLSVMEKVPVDDDDRPLEEIKILSVTIFVNPYTEPDEGEEQDNAKEKNAEDEDNGKVGSWYSNPGAATSESGGTGVGGGVGKYLKARNAQAKSATVDNTGTDVVVKKRKVGVASSEFKDFSAW; encoded by the exons ATGGGGAAGAAGCAGCACAGCAAAGACAGAATGTTCATCACCAAAACTGAGTGGGCAACGGAATGGGGAGGCGCTAAATCCAAAGAAAATCGCACTCCCTTCAAACGTCTTCCCTTCTATTGCTGCTC gcTTACATTTACTCCGTTTGAAGAACCGGTCTGCACACCTGATGGCAGTGTTTTCGATAATAT GAATATAACTCCCTATATTGTAAAATATGGCAAACATCCAGTCACTGGAGCTCCTCTCAAGCATCAGGATCTCATTTCTCTAACTTTCCACAAGAATTCAGAAG GAGAATATCATTGTCCAGTGCTAAACAAAGTTTTCACTGAATTTACTCATATTGTGGCAGTGAAGACCACAGGAAATGTGTTCTGCTATGAG GCTGTTAAAGAGTTAAATATTAAGACAAAAAACTGGAAGGAGCTCCTCACCGATGAGCCATTCACTAAGGATGACCTTATAACCATTCAA AATCCTAATGCACTTGACAGCAAGGTTCTTCTGGATTTTGATCATGTTAAAAATAGTTTGAAAGTTGATGATGAAG AACTACAGAAAATGAGTTCAGATCCAACCTATAACATAAACATGTCGGGTGATATAAAGCAAATGCTTAAGGAGCTTGGAACTGAGAAAGGAAAGGAAACTGCATTGCATGGGGGAGGCGGTGGCAAGGCACAAAAAGAAAGAGCTGCTGCACTTGCTGCCATCTTAGCTGCAAGGTCACGTGTTGAAGAAGattccaaatcaaatccaaataaAGAGGTCAAAGTTTCTCAGGCATTTAGTATTGTAGATGCTGCGTCTGCCTCAGTACATGGAAGAAGTGCAGCTGCTGCTAAAGCCTCAGCAGATGATAAAACTGCAGCTAGAATAGCTATGCATATGGCTGGTGACAGAGCACCAGTGAATGCAAAGATG GTAAAAAGCCGTTTCACAACTGGTGCTGCTTCCCGGTCTTTCACTTCAACATCATTTGATCCAGttacaaaaaatgaatttgagtaTGTGAAAGTTGAGAAGAATCCAAAAAAGAAGGGATATGTACAACTGCATACAACACATGGTGATTTGAACATTGAGCTGCATTGTGATATAGCACCCAGGGCATGTGAGAACTTCATCACTCTTTGTGAACGTGGATATTATAATGGAGTTGCTTTTCATAGAAACATTAG GAATTTTATGATACAGGGCGGTGATCCTACTGGTACTGGTCGAGGAGGTGAATCTATTTGGGGAAAGCCTTTTAAAGATGAACTTAACTCCAAATTAGTTCACTCTGGAAGGGGTGTGGTAAGCATGGCAAATAGTGGCCCCCACACTAATGGCTCCCAGTTCTTCATCTTGTACAAGTCTGCAAATCATCTAAACTTCAAACATACAGTTTTTGGAGGAGTTGTTGGTGGCTTGACTACCCTATCGGTGATGGAAAAGGTTcctgttgatgatgatgatcggCCTCTG GAGGAAATCAAGATATTAAGTGTCACGATATTTGTCAATCCTTACACAGAACCAGATGAGGGAGAAGAGCAGGATAATGCCAAAGAGAAGAATGCAGAGGATGAAGATAAT GGTAAGGTAGGCTCGTGGTATAGCAATCCTGGCGCTGCAACGTCTGAATCTGGAGGTACGGGGGTTGGTGGTGGCGTTGGCAAGTACTTGAAAGCTAGGAATGCTCAAGCTAAATCTGCTACTGTTGACAACACAGGTACAGACGTTgtagtaaagaaaagaaaagtgggaGTTGCCAGCAGTGAATTTAAAGATTTTTCTGCATGGTAA